A stretch of Henckelia pumila isolate YLH828 chromosome 4, ASM3356847v2, whole genome shotgun sequence DNA encodes these proteins:
- the LOC140864873 gene encoding uncharacterized protein gives MVHRTFARHRNLKFFKGFRCCFSSQRFKPKINDFGQRMGMFVLFQVDTSSHSSAVLVGTPMKEYQVCYLEQIYSYTSIQIFKLFYLSCTWIGRLSTVPIVFLYRSVLEVGSKLYLIKGSHRLIQARDQMNFIVVFVQMVKDDLKNNLASLFIIKSFDFSALRFCYINTLLENNVISL, from the exons ATGGTCCATAGAACCTTCGCCCGTCaccgaaatttaaaattttttaagggGTTTCGTTGCTGTTTTTCTAGTCAACGATTCAAGCCTAAAATCAACGATTTTGGGCAAAGAATGG GCATGTTCGTGCTCTTTCAAGTGGATACATCGAGTCATTCATCAGCCGTTCTAGTGGGCACGCCAATGAAAGAATATCAAGTCTGTTACTTGGAGCAAATATATTCATATACTTCAATACAAATTTTCAAGCTTTTCTATCTTTCTTGCACGTGGATTG GCCGACTTTCTACTGTTCCCATTGTTTTCCTCTATAGATCTGTTCTGGAG gTTGGATCGAAACTCTATTTGATCAAAGGTTCACATAGATTGATCCAAGCTCGTGACCAAATGAATTTCATCGTAGTATTTGTGCAGATGGTGAAGGATGATCTGAAGAACAATTTGGCTTCTCTTTTTATTATTAAGTCATTTGATTTTAGTGCACTTAGATTTTGCTACATTAATACATTATTAGAAAATAATGTAATTAGCCTTTAG